In the genome of Pseudonocardia cypriaca, the window GGGCGATCGTGCTCACCGCGTCCATCGCATCCCTTCGCGGCAGCGACGACCTGCTCGCCTACCAGGCCTCCAAGCACGGCGTGCTCGGGGTGCTCAAGGGGGCTGCGCTCTACGGGGGGCCGATCGGCGTGCGCGTCAACGCGGTGGCGCCGGGCATCGTGCCCACCGCGCTGTTCGCGGCGGCTGGCAACGGGCCCGGCGGCGGGGACGACATGGTGCGGCGCGCGTCGACCACCCCGCTGCGGCGGGCGGGCACCGGCGAGGAGATCGCCTCCGTGGTCGCGTTCCTGCTGGGCGACGGGGCGGCGTACATGACCGGTGAAGTGGTGTCCGTCGACGGTGGGGCGGCGGCGGTGAGCACCGTGCGGCCCTCCGGCGGCGCGGGCGCGTGGGACCCACGGCCCGGCGACGAGCGGATGCACCCGGGGTGGTTCGCGTGACCGGGCGGACGGTGGGCTTCGTCGGCCTCGGGAACATGGGCGGGCGGATGACGCGGCGGTTGGTGGGCGCCGGGATCGAGGTGGTCGGGTTCGACCCGCGACCGGACGCGGCCGAGGCGGTCGGCGCGCGGGCGGCCGGCTCACCGGCGGAGGTCGCCGCGGCGGCGCCGGTGGTGCTGATGTCCCTACCGGACAGCCACGTGGTCGAGCCGGTGGTCCGCGGCCCGGACGGGCTGCTGGCCGCGGCGCGACCGGGTGCGACGATCGTCGACCTCTCCACCGCCTCACCGGCGTCGACCACGGCGCTGCACGCCGAGGCGGCCGCCGCCGGCGTCCGCTACCTCGACGCCGGGATCTCCGGCGGGGCGGCAGCCGCCGAGCAGGGCAGCCTGACGATCATGGCGGGCGGCGACGCGGACGCGCTCGCCGAGCTCGACTGGGTGTTCGCGCCGATC includes:
- a CDS encoding NAD(P)-dependent oxidoreductase is translated as MTGRTVGFVGLGNMGGRMTRRLVGAGIEVVGFDPRPDAAEAVGARAAGSPAEVAAAAPVVLMSLPDSHVVEPVVRGPDGLLAAARPGATIVDLSTASPASTTALHAEAAAAGVRYLDAGISGGAAAAEQGSLTIMAGGDADALAELDWVFAPIAAHVHHMGGPGAGHTAKLLNNFLNAVTLAATAEVMVAARLAGLDLPQLLDVLNSSSGASFATRSRFPHIVRGDYLEGGLTGRLMTKDVALYVELVGRLGVPSLNAAGPLASFGLAENLGYGDQISNRVVDAFGDVAGGVRVHDQGKD
- a CDS encoding SDR family NAD(P)-dependent oxidoreductase, which encodes MSLDGKVCLVTGAAGGIGSASARRLAAEGVRLVLQDVDGDRLKALAADLPVETVVCTGDVSQEADVDAAVAAGLAAFGRIDLHHLNAGVPGPLTRLTELSVADWDRVVGINLRGVFLGVRAAFRRYEEQRSGGAIVLTASIASLRGSDDLLAYQASKHGVLGVLKGAALYGGPIGVRVNAVAPGIVPTALFAAAGNGPGGGDDMVRRASTTPLRRAGTGEEIASVVAFLLGDGAAYMTGEVVSVDGGAAAVSTVRPSGGAGAWDPRPGDERMHPGWFA